The following are encoded in a window of Nitrospira sp. genomic DNA:
- a CDS encoding sigma-54 dependent transcriptional regulator — MRAKILLVDDDRDILLGLENRITWMGHEPLTASDGAEALRLIEQEAPDLVLLDLELPHRSGLEVLQQVRETATAASAPDSETPLPTYTTPLIIILTAFGTIERAVQAMHLGAFDFLTKPFTADHLTVVIKKALETLALDRHVEVLRKEVEGQYDPIIGTNQKMAAQLAIAKQAAATPVTVLLLGETGTGKEVIARAIHRWSPRRDKPFVAVNCAALPDTLLENELFGHERGAYTGALKREPGKIEIAEGGTVFLDEIGDMPMLMQSHLLRVLQDQTFYRVGGTQLIRTNVRFIAATNKDLRQAIRQGIFREDLYYRLAVIASTLPPLRERLDDLVALSEHFLRRAAGLGSYRQYTLSDRALTLMRQYHWPGNVRELENVLTRAVILSTSATIEPSQMSLMAVASTPDPDSGPNPSLHAYHEMMETYSKKVLETALQQNGWNQTKAAEALKLQRTYFTKLLRQKQISGHPPSPHSDNEAK; from the coding sequence ATGCGCGCCAAAATCCTCCTCGTCGATGATGACCGGGATATTCTGCTCGGTCTGGAAAACCGCATCACATGGATGGGGCATGAACCCCTGACCGCGAGCGACGGGGCAGAGGCGCTGCGACTTATTGAACAGGAGGCACCGGATCTCGTCCTCCTCGATCTGGAACTCCCCCATCGCTCCGGGCTGGAAGTGTTACAACAGGTTCGGGAAACCGCCACCGCTGCCTCAGCGCCCGACTCGGAGACTCCCTTACCCACCTATACCACACCGCTGATTATTATCCTGACCGCCTTCGGCACGATCGAGCGCGCGGTGCAAGCCATGCACTTAGGCGCCTTCGACTTCCTGACCAAGCCCTTCACGGCCGACCACCTCACGGTCGTGATCAAGAAAGCGCTTGAGACCCTCGCGCTGGATCGCCATGTCGAGGTCCTCCGCAAGGAGGTCGAGGGACAGTACGATCCTATCATCGGAACCAATCAGAAAATGGCCGCACAACTCGCCATCGCCAAGCAAGCGGCAGCCACGCCGGTCACCGTCCTGTTGCTCGGCGAGACCGGTACCGGGAAAGAAGTGATTGCGCGCGCCATTCACCGCTGGAGCCCACGACGGGATAAGCCGTTCGTCGCGGTGAACTGCGCGGCCTTACCGGATACCCTCCTGGAGAATGAGCTGTTTGGACATGAACGAGGTGCCTACACCGGCGCACTGAAGCGTGAACCCGGAAAAATTGAAATCGCCGAAGGAGGCACCGTTTTCCTGGACGAGATCGGCGATATGCCGATGCTCATGCAGAGCCACCTCTTACGCGTGCTTCAGGATCAGACCTTCTACCGGGTGGGCGGCACGCAGCTCATTCGGACCAATGTCCGGTTTATTGCCGCGACGAACAAAGATTTGCGGCAGGCCATCCGCCAGGGGATCTTTCGGGAAGACTTGTATTACCGACTTGCCGTCATCGCCAGCACGCTGCCCCCACTGCGGGAGCGCCTGGATGACCTAGTAGCTCTGTCCGAGCATTTCCTCCGGCGTGCCGCCGGACTCGGAAGCTATCGCCAGTACACACTGAGCGACCGCGCGCTCACGCTCATGCGCCAATATCATTGGCCGGGAAATGTCCGCGAGCTGGAGAATGTGCTGACCCGCGCCGTCATCCTCTCCACGAGCGCGACGATTGAGCCATCGCAGATGTCGCTCATGGCGGTCGCATCGACACCCGATCCGGACTCCGGACCGAACCCGTCGCTGCATGCCTATCATGAAATGATGGAGACCTACAGCAAGAAAGTGCTGGAGACAGCGCTTCAGCAGAACGGATGGAACCAAACGAAAGCCGCTGAAGCGCTGAAGCTCCAGCGCACCTACTTCACCAAACTGCTTCGCCAGAAACAGATCTCCGGCCATCCTCCCTCACCTCATTCTGACAATGAGGCGAAATAG
- a CDS encoding ATP-binding protein, protein MDTRKDVLRPEPVCIAEIAATAAEGLQTVAAEKQIALRIQPKRPLPRIFGDRDKLEQILWNLIGNAIKFTPPGGAVTVTFSCDAAGMVKTCVADTGCGIDPLHLPSVFNEFSKVPSSMPSSQGAQLGLFITKTLITMHRGEIWAESTPGRGTCICFTLPIAPTPETYRQPQ, encoded by the coding sequence TTGGATACCCGCAAAGATGTGCTTCGGCCTGAACCGGTCTGCATTGCAGAGATTGCCGCCACTGCCGCAGAGGGCTTGCAGACGGTCGCAGCAGAAAAACAGATCGCCCTGCGGATCCAGCCGAAGCGCCCCCTCCCCAGAATTTTCGGCGACCGCGACAAGCTGGAGCAAATTCTCTGGAATCTGATCGGCAACGCCATCAAGTTCACCCCTCCCGGCGGGGCTGTCACCGTCACGTTTTCTTGTGATGCTGCCGGGATGGTCAAGACCTGCGTGGCCGATACCGGATGCGGGATTGATCCGCTCCACTTACCGAGCGTCTTCAACGAATTTTCAAAAGTGCCGTCGTCGATGCCGTCGTCGCAAGGGGCTCAATTGGGCCTGTTCATTACCAAAACCTTGATCACGATGCACCGGGGAGAAATCTGGGCGGAGAGCACCCCCGGTCGAGGAACCTGTATCTGTTTTACGCTGCCGATCGCGCCAACTCCGGAGACGTACCGGCAACCGCAATGA